The Nitrospira sp. sequence ATTTTTCTGGAGCGCGACGGATATCCAGCATCGGCTGCAAGAAATCATCACATCCGCCTTTCAACGCACGCTTCACTTTTCGACTGAACGCCGAGTTTCGATGCGCATGGCGGCGCTGATGAGCGGGATCGATCAAGTCGCTCAAGCCCACCTTCAACGTGGGCTGTACCCCTAGTCGCACGATTCCACCGCGACCTTCATTGTCGATCTGATGCCTAGATACTTGCTCCGCGACTTCCTCCTGCGCTAGGGTGATTCCTCGTCACATGCCGGAGAAGCGAAGAGGCACCTCATGACTCGGAATATGATCGCCACCGCGTGGGAACAACATTGCGCCAACGGATGGCCTCAGTTTTCAAGCCCACACGAGGGGCAATTGATGACGCTCGATACCGTCATCAGCGGTTGTGTGGTCTACTACCTAGACAGTTCCGAGGGTCTCGATCATCAACGGCTTGCCATTGTGAAGGATTGTTTGGGCGATCTGGACGATCTGACCGGGGAATTGGACGCTGATTGTCAGCCGTACTTTCTCCGGCTTCGTCGACTCGGCGAGATGTTGCTGGCCACAGAGCGGCACTCATGACCCTTACGCACCGACAGATTTCCCTTCACCGGACGATGTCCAGCCGTCTTTTATACGTGCCGTTCCTTGCAGGTTAGAATCCGCTTGGCTACAATGATGCCCATGTCGTGTAGAAGCCTACCGGGTACGACCACTCAGGCCATTCGCTGATCTCAGAAAGAACGAAACGAGCAAGCCATGGTGAGCGCCGCGCGATTGTCAACCATCCTGTTTTCAGCTCTTCTTCTTGCGCTGGGCTCAGCGCATGCCGAGCCGTATGAATTGAGTAAGAACGATGTCATGGAATCAAAGACCATTTCGAGCGCCGACATTTCGCTCTTCGGCGTTAAACTCGGCGACTCCGAAACCAAAGCCATCGAGACACTCGTGAATGAAAAGATTGCTGGAATCAAGGCTGAACAGGAGGCCGCATTCATCTTCCTGCTTGACCAACGCAAACCAACCGGCCCGATGGCGGGGGTTCGCATTCAGGACGGCAAGGTCGATCTGCTCTTCATCAATAATCGGTTCGCCCACAAGACACGAGGCATCTTTCGAAACGTGCTCACCAGCGAAAGCCCGGAAGACATTCGAAAGTTACTGGGCAAGGAAGAGTATGGCGACGAAAACGTGATGGGCGCGGTCCTGGCCTATGATAAACAAGGCTTCCAGGTGAACTATCTGGGGAAAGACATCAACATCGAGTTTGCCCAGCCGCATGAGTCCTTCCGTTGATCCCTATCGCCGACCGACGAGTTGACGCAAGGAACCGTCGATCCCTCGAGGAGTAATCGTGTACATCCGTACTACTCGCGTATGAGTTCGGCGGCTCGGAAATGGGCCATGACACAAGAAGCCACGAAGGAGGCTATTGGATGGGAGTGGTCATACGAAGACCGTAGTCGATCAGGCTTTTAGCGGTATTCCACCGGCGGTTCGAGTTCAGAATGACGAGCAGCAAATCGCTGCCGTTTTGAGAGACTTTGGCAATGAGACATCTGCCGGCTTTGGATGTGAACCCCGTCTTCACCCCTTCTACACCGGGAACGCGACCAAGCAGGCGATTCGTATTATGCAGGACATACGCACGGTATCCACTGACGGGCGTGATAATCTCCCGCTCTTCTCTCACAAGCTCTCGAAACACGGCGTTCTGCATCGCCACCTCGCTGAGTTTGGCAAGATCTTCCGCCGTCGAATAGTGATCGGGACTGTCAAAGCCGCAGCCGTTACTGAAATGCGTATCGGATAAACCGAGCGCAGCTGCTTTCGCATTCATCAACATCACAAACTGCTCTTCATCGCCTCCGACATGCTCAACGGCCGCCAGGCAGGCGTCATTGGCCGAAACCATCATCATGGCCTTCAGCAAATCCCCAAGACGAAACACTTCGCCGACTTTTAAGCGCAGATGAGTCTTCGGAGCGCGTGCGGCATTCTTGCTCACGGTTGCCAGATCATCCAGGCGGCCTTTCTCCAGAATGACCAGAGCCGACATGATCTTGGTCAGACTGGCGGGCGACAAACGTTTCTCAGTCTCGTGCTCGAACAGCACACGGCCTGACCGCAATTCCTTCAGAAGAATACTGTGCGCAGGAACTCGCTTCCACGGGAGAGGTTGCGGAACATAGCTGACGGTGTGGATGACCTGGCTCTTGGAATGCGCCTCGATCGCAGAGGCAGGATGGATCGAAAATCCGATCAACGGGAGAGAGAATGCCGCAAGTAGACTGAGGCAGTAGAAAGTTCGGCCCCAGCTCTGCAAAAGAGGGTCAGGTCGAATGGGGTCCTTCTGAGCCAAAAACGACCGCCTCTCTTAGAAAATGAACGATTCGCGTACTTTATCACCTTTCCGCCCACTATCAAGAACTTTATGAAAAAATCTGAGGAGATCGGCTAAATCAATCCAAAACCCGCAATTTAGACAGCGGGCGTATATTCTCCTGTTGATCAGGGTATAGTGACGTTCCACCATCATGAACCCTCTGCACTTGAGGCATTGCATACATGTCCCGCTCTCTCCGACTACCGAAGGCGATTCATGATTAACGCGACACACCCGGCGAGCAATCCCCCACCGATGAGGGTCGTGCCAAAATACACGAACACATTTGTGCCTCCAGCCGGTTGAGTCCCCTCCCATAAATCGCGAATCCCGCCCTGCACCATCAGGACGGAGAGGGTCATCAAGGCCCCAATCATGAACCACCATGCGAAGGATCGAAGTGCCATCGTTAGGCTCGTAAATCTTGCTGTGGTTTTGCCCAACGGTCACTCTAGCGAAGGGCCCCTGGGCTGTCAAGAATAGATGGCGATCGGTCGGTCCACTACTCTTTCGCATCCGACTTCGCAACCGGTTTGAGACCATGGTGAAGGAAGATGGAGACACTCCCGCTTCCGTTGTCGGCAATGGCCAGCCCCGGTTCCTCCACCCCGCTCGTCGTGACCCGAAAGGATGAAAGAGCGAACGGGCCGGACTTCGTCCGGTAGTTTCTCGGAGGGTAATGAAAGGTCCCGTCGCCTTTTCCGAACAAGATGGACAGATCATTTGATTGAAGGTTGACGATGGCGACATCCACTAAATGATCGCCATTAAAATCCCTCGCCAAGCCGAAGTTGGGTCCGGCGTCGGCACCCGAATCTTTGCCTGGCCGAAATGTCGCATTGCCGTTGCCGAGAAATGTGGTGAAGCTGTCCTTCTCTCCATTGATGACCAAGAGGTCGCTATGCTGATCGTTATTGAAATCGGCAAAGCTCACACCGAGGGGTCGGTGTCCGGTGGGATAGTCTTTGGGATCGCGAAATGAACCGTCGCCATTGCCGAGCCAAATTGAGACGGCATTCGACATAGGGCCCCCATTTGTGACGACTAAATCCAGTCTCCCGTCACCATTGAGATCCGACAAAGCCACCGATGTGGGCGTGTCTCCATACTCATACTGAACGCCATGCCGGAATTCACCCCTTCCATTGCCGAGGAAGACCTTAATCTTGTCGTTGCGCAGCGCGACGACCAGATCAGCATGGTGATCGCCATTGATGTCGTCCGTGGCTAGCGCGATCGGTGTGCGATGGACCGGGTACCGTTGACCCTCTTCAAACTTTCCATCCCCATGGCCGAGTAAGAGCGAGATTTCATCGCCGCCGGAGCAAGCCAAGGCGACATCGGCATGCCCGTCTTCGTTGAAGTCGCCCATTGCCAGGGCACGCGGTTCCTGGCAGACATGGAGCTGGACCTGATCTTTAAATGTTCCGTCACCGTTGCCCAAGAGAATGGACACGCTATTGCTTGCAATGTTCGTGGTGATCAGATCGGTGAATGAATCCTGATTCAGGTCCCCGGTGGTGATCGTTGTCGGATTCTTGCCCACTTTGTAACTGGCAAAGTAATAGAAGGGATCCGGCGGAGTATAGGGGTCGGTCTTTGAGCAACCCCAGAAACCATCACCGGCCAAGAGACCCAGCAAAGCGACGCCGAGGATCAACCTCTCCACAGGGTGTTTCCGTTTCACAAGCACACTATCCCCACGATTTTAGGCTGTTAGGACCAGAAGACCTATGAGTGCCCGTACCAGAAAGCTCAGTATACAGAGGCGGTCTTCTCCCTCGCAATCTGCTGTGCCCATACATCAGCCTTTGAATTTCAGCATCCGCTTACGCTATGATGCTGCGTTCTATTTTAGGAGGATAAGCATGAGCACTATAGTGAATGTCGACATCACGATGTATGGGATCGCCGAAGTTCTGATGTGGTGTCTTGATCGGAACAAGGGGCGCGTCCCTGGTGTGGATACGCCGGGCTTCAAAAAAATGCAGGAGTTGTTGGCTCAGAAACCTCAGTCGGCCGACTACTTTACGCTTGATCAGTTCTGGAAGAAAAAAGTGACATTACCGCTGACTGAAGAGGAAGTCGCGACGATCGATCGTTGTCTCTACGACATCCCCAACTTCGATAACGAACCACTCCCTCAGATCCGGCACAAGTTCTGGCCCCAGCAGGTGGAGACCCACTGACCGGACCGCTTCGCGATCGAATTATTTGTTGTCGATGGCCGCGCAGAATGTGATGGGACAGGAAGTGTCGGCGGTCAGAGTGTGCCTTCGCCCTTGAGATACTTACGGAAACGATCCATAAGGTCGGCTCCGAGCGTGCCTCCTTCCGGCTTTTTTGTCGATGGGTCGGCAAAGTGGCCGCGAATCTCTTGGAGACGTTTCTCCGCCTGATCATTCCCTTGCAAACGCTTGGTTTTTTGGAGAGCTGTGTCAAAGGCCTCGAACGTCAACTCTTGGTACCCGAATGAACGGATACGTTTGACGGCCTTCATCATCGCCTGATTCCGAAAGACCGTCAGATGGTCTGAATCGATCTCCTTCAATCCCAACTTGCGGGCTCGCCGTTCAGCGGCTTTTCTGATTCCACTGCGCACGAAGTCAGGGGATGTTTGAAGACGCTTCCAAGCTTCATCGGTCCAACCAACCCGAGCTTGCGGTGCATCCCATAAATCCCGTAAAGCCGATGCATCGATACGAGTCAGATTTTCCCCCCTGGCCAGATCCTCAGTGTCGCGCTTCAACATGTCGGTCACGAAATCCAACGCGATGGGCGGCGATTGTTTCAGCTTGTCTTGGAGCAATTCCACCGCTTCCGCAGTCCATTCCATTGGGGGTCCGCCGACCTCCTGAACATCACCAAGCGCCTCGACCTTCTCGAACAACTCGACGTTCACCTCGAGATGCCCTCGCTCTCTCGCAACCTCCTCCGCGATCTGCTTGATCATCGCCCGCATAAACTCAGGCACGGTGGCCAATCGCTCTTTCGCTGTAGCAGTCCAGGGGAGACGCCCGCCAGCCATCTCTTCGGCGGCTGCCGTCATCCCGCTCTCCCCTCCCATGCGTCCCATCATCTGGCCCTTGAACTGTTCGAGGATCTCCTCCGTAATTTCTCCATATCCAAGTTCTCGGGCCTTCTTCTCGGCCAAACGGCGAACCATGCCGCGCAAAAATATGGGCGCCCGCTCCATCCGTTTGAGTGCGCCGTCGGTCCAGCGGATTTCCGTGGCAGCAGACTGAGAGAAATCTGATGTCGACATAAGTCCTTCGTGATGAAGACTGACGCTATTGATTGAGCAATTCTTTCAACTCTTTACCGGCTTTGAAAAACGGCACTCGCTTGGCCGGTACCGCTACGGTCTCTCCGGTCTTTGGATTCCGCCCTTCCTTCATCCGACGAGCTCGCAGGCGAAAGCTGCCGAAGCCGCGAATCTCCGTTTTGTCGCCATTTTTCAGCGAGTCCCGAACACAATCGAAAATCGTGTTGACGACCACTTCCGCCTGTCGCTTGGTCAACGTGGTGACTTGCTCAGAAACCCGCTCGATGATCTGCGCCTTGGTCATGTCCACTCTCCCTTCGCTTCGATGAACACCCAGCCCGCATCGACACAGCTAAAAGGCCATAAGATACTTCAAACTCACGCCCGGTTGAATATCCAATTTTGGAAACATCATGCTGAGCTTCGAGTCTAAGATCTCACGCAGCGAGAACCGGCGTCGGGGTTCAACAACCTTCGGCTCTCCTTCGATTCCGACGACCTCAGCGGCCAATTGAATGGCATCTTCGAGGTCTCCAAGTTCGTCGACCAGTTTTGCGTCCTTGGCCTGACGTCCGGTAAAGATTCGGCCATCGGCCAACGCCTGAGCGGTCCGAAGTTCCATCGAACGGCCTTCAGCCACAGCCTCGATAAATTGCTTATGCACGTCGTCCATCACGGCTTGCAGCAAGGCCCTCTCCTCCGCACTCATCTTGCGCAGAGGAGAACCCACATCCTTATATTTTCCACTCTTGATGACGACCCCTTCCACGCCGATTTTCTGCAGCAATCCCTCCACGTTGGCGGTTTCCATAATGACGCCGATGCTCCCGGTGAGCGTCCCAGGATTGGCCACAATCCGATCTGTTGCGGCAGCGATGTAATACCCTCCCGATGCCGCGACACTGCCCATCGAGGCAATGACGGCTTTGTTACTCTTGCTTCGAACTCGCTTGACCGCATCATAGATCTCTTGCGACGGCACCACACCGCCCCCCGGGGTATCGATCCGTAGAACGATGGCCTTGATGGACGGGTTTTCGCTGAATCGCTTCAGCTCTCCGACAGTCGTTTGCGAATCCAAGATGACGCCTTCGACTCGAATCAATGCAATCCGATCCTCACTGGACAAGTCGAGATCGGGGAAAAACACATTCATCAGGACCAAGATCCCCACCCCCGCCATGAACAGCCAAAAGGCCTTGCGGAACACATGGCGCTTGGGAGGGCGTTCGGTCTGTGTCACGTCATCCGCCATTACACATGCCCTGCACCATTATGAAAACCGACCTAGTTTTGATCTTCCGCTTGTGACCGTTTCCGGCTCTGCTTGGCGGCCCGACCGATGCTTTGGTCCAGCACACCCTGTGTCGAGTGATAGTCATCAACCTGCTTGCGTTCCCAGTCCAGTTGATGGTCGCGAAGACTGAGAGCGATCTTGCGCTCTTCTCGATCGACTTTGATTATCTTTGCCGCGACGTCATCCTGCAACTTAAACTTTTCTTCGAGCTTCATGGAAGATTCAAGACCGGATTCACTGACATGGATTAATCCTTCCACTCCGCCCTCGAGTTCGATGAAGATCCCAAAATCGGCGACCTTCGTCACCTTGCCGGTCACCGAGTCACCGACGTGATACCTCGATGGGATCGCTTCATCCCAGGGGTCACGACTCAACTGTTTGAAGCCCAATGAAAGTCGCTCCTTCTCCTTGTCGATGCGTAACACCATCGCTTCGACTTTTTGCCCTTTTTTGAAGAGCTCGGAAGGATGTTTAATATGTTTCGTCCACGACATGTCTGAAATATGGATGAGGCCGTCGATCCCTTCTTCAAGTCCGACGAAGGCACCGAAATCCGTCAGACTCTTCACCTTGCCCTCAATGCGAGTCCCGATCGGATACTTACTCTCGATCATATCCCAGGGATTGGGCGCCGTCTGTTTCATTCCTAAGGAAATCTTGCGGCTTGCCGGATCGATGTTCAGTACCGCCGCTTCGACCTGATCGCCGACCGACACGACTCTCGACGGATGCCGCACTTCGTGTGTCCACGACATTTCTGAAACGTGGACCAGTCCCTCCACACCCGGCTCGAGTTCCACAAACGCTCCATAATCGGTCAGGCTGACCACGCGACCACGGACCCTGGTGCCGATCGGATACTTGCCGGCGACATTGGTCCAAGGATCCGCGCTTTTCTGCTTGAGCCCCAAAGAGATACGGCCGGTTTCACGATCGTATTTCAAGACCGTGACTTCGACCTTATCTCCCACGGTAAACAGTTCCGATGGATGCCCGACTCGCCCCCAAGACATGTCGGTGATGTGAAGCAACCCGTCGATCCCGCCGAGGTCGATGAAGGATCCGTAGTCGGTGATGTTCTTGACCGTCCCCTGAATCAGTTGACCTTCTTTGAGATTAGCCAGAGTCGTCTGTCGTTTCTTATCCCGTGTTTCTTCCAGCAATACGCGCCGGGATACGACGACGTTACCCCGCCGGTGGTTGATCTTGATGATCTTGAGGGGGAAGGTCTTTCCAACGAGCCCATCCAGATCCCGAACAGGGTGGAGATCAATCTGCGAGCCCGGCAAGAACGCCTTGACACCAATATCAACCATCATGCCGCCCTTAATGCGCGAGACAATCTTCCCTTCGATGCTCTTCTCATCCTTGTAGAGTTTCTCAAGTTCTTCCCAAATCTTCATCTTGTCCGCTTTTTCCTTGGAAAGAACCAGATTGCCGTCCGCATCTTCACATTCTTCGATGTAGACTTGGAGGCGATCACCGATCTTGAGGTTCTGAAGTTCCTCGGATGAGAACTGGTCGCTTGGGATCATCCCCTCAGATTTGTAGCCGATATCGACGATCACTTTGTCCTTGGTGAGGGCCACCACACGGCCTTCTGTAATCGTGCCTTCTTCCAGGTTGCGGAACGTTTCCTCGTACAACGCGGCCAAGGCGTTGCGGTCTAACTGAGCGTCACTGCTGTTGGATACCGTACCCATATACACATCCTACTCTTCCGACCTTCGTCGGGTGCTGATGGTGAAGTCGCCGGGTTCACTCAGCGTTGTGAACCCCGGCGGTCGGCCTGTTCGGTGTTTCCGAAGCTGGGTCATCCTTTCCTCTTGGAACGGGAACTTGACCCAAAGCTGCAATCTGTTCGATCACCGTACGGCTGACCTGTTGATAAAACTGTTTTGTTTCCGCCCTTTCTTTCCGAGCCCCTGTTTCGAACATGAGGGGCTCCCCAAATCGCACCCTAACTTGGCGCCATCGAGGCCACCGAGCCCCGGTGGGCAGCACATCGAAGGTCCCCTTGAGATACGCCGGGACGACCGGGCACCCCGTCTGCGACACAATCACTCCAATACCCGCCTTCGGCGGCCGGAGGTGGCCATCATGGCTTCGCCCGCCTTCCGGGAAAATGACCACCACCTGACCTGATCGAATCAGGTTGATCGCTTTCCCAAATGCCTCCCGGTCGAGACGCCCTAGTCGCACAGGAATCCAGCCCAATGCCTGCAAAATCCTGTTCAACACCGGGATCGGGAACAAGTCATTCCGTCCCAGATACCAGGCCCTTCGAGTCATCCCACAGCCGAGTAGCGGGATATCGAGGTAGCTGGCATGGTTCGCGGCGATCAGTACGCCGCCGGTGCGAGGGATCTGTCCTTCCACTCGATACCGAAAACAGATCCAGCCGACAACCCGTGCCAAAACCCACAAGAACCCATAGACGATCCCGCTCACGACCCGGTCGACACAGCCGCGATCATCTGTTCCACCACCTGCTCGGGACTGAGGGTGGAGGTATCAATCGATCTCGCGTCAGCCGCTGGAATTAATGGGTCGATCGAACGGGTCCGATCGCGCCGATCCCGGTCGGACAAATCCTGAAACGTCGTTTCAATCGCCCCGCCGCGTCCCGCAGCCACCAGCTCACGGTGCCGTCTTGCGACTCGTATACTGGCATCCGCGTCTAAGAAAAATTTGAACGGAGCCGCGGGAAAGACCTTTGTGCCGACATCGCGCCCTTCCGCGACGACCGAGCCTCGCTGGCCGATTTGACGCTGAATCGGCAGCAGCCATTCGCGAACTGCCGGAATGGCGGACACGATGGACGCGGCAGCCGTCACGTCGGGTGCCCGGAGTTCGCCGGTGACGTCGATGCCATCGACCAAGACCTGCATCGAGCCTCTTTGAAACTGCATATGAATCGAGGTCGTCTGCAACAGCTTCCCCACTTGTTCGTGATCAGTCGGATGTGTGTTTGACTGCAAGCTTTTCCATGCAACGGCTCGGTACAATGCCCCGGTATCAAGATAGAGGTACCCAAGGCGGGTCGCCAACAACTTGGCCACTGTACTCTTACCCACTCCGGCTGGTCCATCAATTGCGATAACCACTCAGTGCGTCTCCATTTCACACTCTTCAGCCGCAGCCACCTGCTTATACAGGATCCGCCAACAGTTGCGCGAGCGCCCCCTCAAAATTAGGAAAGGACGTGTCCACACAACCCGTGTCGGCAATCGACATATGCTGTTCCGCCGTAAGCCCGCCGATGGCCAGAGACATGGCCACACGATGGTCTCCATGGCTCTGGGCATTACCCACCGCTTTCAGTCGGCCATTCTCTCGACCTCGGCCCAACCCTTTGATGATCATGCCGTCCGGGCGTTCCTCGATGAGAGCCCCCATGGCCTTCAACTCGCCGCTCATGGTCGCAATACGATCACTCTCTTTGACCCGTAGTTCCTCCGCGCCGGAAATCACGGTGTCCCCATCCGCCACAGCCGCAGCCACGCACAGCACGGGAAATTCATCGATTGTTTTCGGAATGAGGTCGGGACCGATCGTCACACCCTTCAGTGGAGCTGACTTCACGCGAAGATCCCCCACCGGTTCACCGGCCTCTTCTCGCTGACCCAGAACCTGAATATCGGCCCCCATCTTTCTCATGACCTCGACCAGGCCGGTCCTGGTCGGATTCATTCCAACATTGCGAATGGTGATGTCTGATCCCTGGACGATCGTTGCGCCGACGATGAAGAACGCGGCAGCAGAGAAATCCCCGGGAATAGTGACCTGAACTCCTCGCCATCCGACCGAAGGCCGCCCCTGCAAGACCAGGGTCCCTTCTTCTTTTGTGAGAGGAATGCCAAAGAACTGAAACATCCGTTCAGTGTGATCTCTCGACAGGCTCGGCTCCCTATAACGCGTCTTTCCTTGAGCGAAGAGGCCGGCAAGAAGCAGCGACGACTTGATCTGCGCGCTGGCCACCGCTGACGTGTATTCAATACCGCGAAGACCGGACCCTGTGATCGCTAACGGAGCCAACTCCCCGCCCTTGCGCCCTCCGATGACCGCCCCCATTTCGCGCAATGGCTTGACAACGCGCCCCATGGGACGGCGTCGAATCGATTCGTCGCCGGTGAGGATCGAAAAAAAATCTTGACCGGCCAAGAGGCCCGTGAGCAGACGAATACCGGTTCCTGAGTTTCCACAATCGATCGGAGCGTTTGGTTCGGATAACCCCCAAAACCCCTTCCCATGGACCGCCAATTCGGTCGGAGTCTGTCTGATAGGAATTCCGAGCGCCTGAAACGCCCTCATCGTGTTCAAACAATCTTCGCCCTGGCAATAGCCCGATACCGTGCTCGTTCCTTCCGCCAATGCGGTGAGGATGATGGCCCGATGGGTGAGCGACTTATCACCGGGAACTGTAGTCGTTCCCCTAAGTGGCCGGCCAGGGGTGATCGTCAATGATGTCATGATTTGCTCGGAGAGGAGCTGTTCAGCTTTTCACGTTCGCCTTTGGCCCGCTCAAGCACTTTTTCTATTCCGGCTGCATCTCCAGCCTTGATCAGTTGTTTCAATTCGTCCAAGGCCCGTCCATACCTGTCGATATAGGACACCACATTATCTCGATTCCACAAGAAAATGTCGCGCCACATTTCCGGCGAACTCGCAGCAATCCTCGTCGTGTCGCGCAATCCGCCGCCGGAATGGCCGGCCAGATCCAAAGAAGGCAGCTGCTGATCCCGAAGCTCGGCCAGGGCATTCATCAACGCGAACGCCACCACATGGGGCAAGTGACTGACTGCTCCAAGGATTTGATCGTGCAGATGCGGATCCATCGACAGGAGAATCGAGCCGGTCTCTTCCCACAATTGTCTCACTCGCTCCAACGCAGTGGTATCAGTTCGTTTCGTCGGGGTGAGAATACAGCGTGCGCCCTTGAACAACTGATCCGACCCCGCTGCAACTCCCGTCTTTTCTTTCCCTGCAATAGGATGGGCTCCCACAAAATGCACACCCATCGGCATGGCCGTTTCGGACCGTTCGACCAAGGTGCCCTTCACACTGCCTACATCGCTGACTATTGCACCGGGAGCGAGACAATGGGCCCATTCACGGAGGTGACGCTCATAGGTATCGACAGGCGTCGCCAATATCACCAGATCCGATCCGCGCACGCCTTCTTGCGGATCGGCCACGTACCGATCGATAGCCCCGAGCGCAACGGCGGTCTTGAGATTCTCGACACGCCGGCCGACCCCGACAACATGATCGGCCAACGCTTTTCGCCGAAGGATCATGCCGAGCGATCCGCCGATCAGCCCCACCCCAATGATCGCAACTTGCCTAAAATGAACTGCCATCGTGTCTCTACAGTTCTCTCCCAACGGCCTTCGCGATATTCCTAAGGTCGCCCATCAGGGCTTTGAACTTTGAGGGCTTAATGGACTCTTCACCGTCACACAGGGCACATTCGGGGTTCGAATGGACTTCGATGAGGAGACCATCGGCACCGGCCGCAACTGCGGCTTTCGACATCGGAGCGACCAGGTCCCACTTTCCGGTGGCATGGCTGGGGTCGACAATGACCGGCAGATGCGAAAGCTCCTTCAACGTGGGAATGGCCGCAAGATCCAGCGTATTGCGATATTGCGTTTCGAATGTGCGAATGCCCCGCTCGCACA is a genomic window containing:
- a CDS encoding prephenate dehydrogenase/arogenate dehydrogenase family protein; protein product: MAVHFRQVAIIGVGLIGGSLGMILRRKALADHVVGVGRRVENLKTAVALGAIDRYVADPQEGVRGSDLVILATPVDTYERHLREWAHCLAPGAIVSDVGSVKGTLVERSETAMPMGVHFVGAHPIAGKEKTGVAAGSDQLFKGARCILTPTKRTDTTALERVRQLWEETGSILLSMDPHLHDQILGAVSHLPHVVAFALMNALAELRDQQLPSLDLAGHSGGGLRDTTRIAASSPEMWRDIFLWNRDNVVSYIDRYGRALDELKQLIKAGDAAGIEKVLERAKGEREKLNSSSPSKS